From Anaerococcus urinomassiliensis:
AAGATAGAATTGTCTCAAATGACAGATGCAGAAATAAGACAATTGCTAAAACAATCGAAGTCTTAAGAAGTAAATACAAACTTAAAGATTTGCTAATCTACTTTAACCTTCCAAAATCGACCTACATGTATTGGCAAAAAAGGCTAGAGCTGCCAAGCAAAGACAAAGAAATTGAATCAAAAATATTAAAAATCAGAAAAGACAATCCAAACTATGGCTACAGAAGGATAACAGCAATATTAAAAAGATTAGGACTAACAATAAACAAAAAGAAAGTACAAAGGTTAGTTCAAAAATTAAAAATACAAGTAAAGAACTTTTCAAGGAAAACAAGAAAATACTCATCATACAAGGGAACTGTTGGTAAAGTAGCAGACAATAAGATAAAAAGAAACTTCAAAGTAGAAAAACCATATACCCAAATAACGACAGATACAACAGAATTTAAGTATTTAGAAAAAGATAAATCAGGAAACTATCAAATAAAGAAACTCTATCTAAATCCATACCTAGATATGTACAACAGTGAAATACTAAGCTATGAAATATCAAAGAAACCAACACTAGAACCAATTCTAAAAGCCTTAGATAGAGCAATAAAAATAACTAACAAAAGCAAGGAAGAAAGAATATTTCACTCAGATCAAGGCTGGGCATATCAAGTAAAGCAGTACACATCAAAACTAGAATCCAATGGCATAATCCAATCTATGTCCAGAAAAGGAAACTGCTTGGACAACTCACCAATGGAAAACTTCTTTGGAATACTAAAACAAGAAATATATTATGGAAGAAAATTCTACTCATATGAACACTTAAAACAAACAATTGAAGATTTTATAAAATATTACAACGAAGAAAGAATAAAAGAAAAATTAGGATATTTAAGTCCGGTGGAATATAGAGAAAAGAATGTAGCATAAAAAACTTCCACCCCTAGGGGTGGAAAGTAATAAGCTAATACCAGAACTAGTAAACTACAAGTTCTGGTATTAGGTCCAACTTTATGGGGTCACCTTATTCATGACTTTCCTAGGGAATGTATTTATATTTTCTTTTTTAGTATCCTCATTGCCCATAGGACTGCTATTATTGTAACGCCAACATCTCCAAATATTGCTAGCCACATATTTGCATATCCTAGTAGTCCTGCTATTAGGATTCCTATTTTGACAGCCATTATGAAAATCACGTTTTGCCTTACTGTCCTATTGGTAAGGTCTGAGATTTTCATTAGCTTGCTCATCTCTCTAAATTCTCCGTTAACTACGAGTATATCGGATGATTCTATAGCAAGGTCAGATGCTGTTTCTCCCATTGATATACCAACATCTGCATTGGTAAGGACTGGGGCGTCGTTGATACCATCTCCTACAAAGACTGTAGGAAGTCCTTTATCTTGGTAGCCTTTCATAATTTCTAGCTTCTGGTCTGGCATTACTTCTGCAAAGTAGTTATCTAGGCCAAGTTCTTTGGCTGTTTCTTCTACTGCATTTTTTCCATCGCCTGATACTACAGCTATATTTTCAAAATGGTTGTGAAGATCTTCTATAGTTTCAAATGATTGGTCTTTGATTTCATCTTCGATTATTACTTTTGCAGCAAGCTTGTCATCTATAGATACATAGATTGCCCTGTCATTTTCTTCTCCATCATAGCCAATAAATCTAGCAGAACCTATCTTGATTAGGTCTCCATCCTTGCTAGTAGCTCTTACACCAAGGCCCTTTTCATTGGTTACTTCTTCAAACAAATCATGTTTTTCATCACGGTCTAGACTTTCTACGATCCCTTTTGCTATAGGATGGGTGCTCATTAGCTCGATATTATATATATAATCGAGGATTTTTTCCCTATCATGGTCAGTAAAATATTCTATATCTTTTACTTTGAAATTCCCTGTAGTGAGGGTTCCGGTTTTGTCGGATAATAGGACTTTGGCATTCTTTAGTCCTTCAAAATACTGGCTTCCTTTTATAAGGATGCCATTTTCACTAGCTAGTCCAAGGCCTGACATAAAGCTTAGTGGGACTGATAGTACTAGGGCACATGGGCATGATATTACTAAAAATGTAGCTGCCAAGAATATAGAGTCATACCAATCTCCTCCAAAAAATAGGGGAGGGATGATAGCTACTATAAGCGCAATAGCTACAACAATTGGGGTATAGATTCTGGCAAATCTTGTTACCATTTTTTCACTTTGAGATTTACTTTCTGCGGAATCCTCTATAATCTCCATAATCTTTGCTGCAACAGAATCATCAAATTCTTTCTTAGCTTCCATCTTGATAATACCCTCAGTAAGAAGGGATGAAGATATAATCTCAGACCCTACTTCGGCTTCTACTGGCATGGATTCTCCAGTAACAGAGGATGTATCAAGTAGACCATGGCCTTCTATAACTACACCATCCACACCAATTTTCTCACCATCACGAACGAGGAGGATATCTCCTACTTCTACATCATCTAGGTCGATTTCTGTAGTAGAACCATCTGGGTTTACCTTATTGGCCACATCAGGCACTAAGTCTAGGAGTCCTTCTATGTTTTGGCGGGACTTATGGCTTGCTATATTTTCAAATAAATCACCAAAATTATAAAAAAGTATTACAGCAATTGCTTCTATATATTGGCCCAAGAGAAAGCCTGCAATTGATGCTATAGACAAAAGGAAGTTCTCATCCATGGCCTGGCCACGGATGATTCCCTTAAACCCTTTTATCAAAACATTCCATGCGGATAGCAAGTAGGCTAATAAAAACCCACCCACAATCCATATACTTTCACCTATATTATTCCTTAATACTGCTAATATAGCAGTAAAAATACCTATAGCTATAAGTTTACTAAGCTCCTTTTTGTGAGCATCTGTCATAGACTCAAGCATATCCTACCTCACTAAGACAGTCCCTGGCTCAAGCTTATCAGCAAGTCTATTAGCCTCATCAAAGATAGCATCTTCATCAGCACCATCAGCTAATTCCATCTTTAGCTTCAAAGTTAGGAATGATAGGTTGGCATCATTTACTCCATCAATTTTCTTAACAGCCTCTTCAATCTTTGCTGCACAATTTGGACATAGGTCATCACTTTCTACTTTGTATTTTACTTTCATTATATTCTCCTATTCTTTAATATGTTCTAATCCTGTCATAAAAATTGTCTTGACGTGGTCATCGGCAAGTTCGTAGTATATTGACTTGCCACTTCTATTGGAACTGACCAAATTGTTATCCTTCAAGCTCTTTAGCTGGTGGCTTATAGCTGACTGGCTCATATCCAAGACTTCTGCAATTTCGCCTACAGAAGTAGGTCCACTAAAAAGCACATTCATGATTCTAATCCTAGTCGAATCACCAAAAACCTTAAAAAGATCAGCTAAATCAAATAAAATTTCTTCATCTTTGATAGTTATCATTATCACCTCCGTTCATATGAGCATATGTTTATATGAACATTATAGCATATGTCTTTCTAATGTCAAATTTATATGTGAATAATTTTAATATATGAATATTTGACTTCTGTTTTTTTACCTTTCCAAGCGGGATTTTTACTCTTTAACAAAAAAGACAGAATCCCCCGTCTAATTAATACCATTTTTTTCCATTGTATTCTGTGTGCTCTAGGTCTATCTTTTCCCAGCCGCCAAACCTTGATATATATTGGTTTTTAAGCTCTTCATACTCTTCTTCGCTTACCTCTACCGTGTCATACTCACTATAGTAATAGAAAGGCTTTTTTGCTTGCTCAAAGCTGTTTGCAGCTTCATCATAGAGCCAGTTATATCTTTCCTCAGGATAAGAGTCATCTTCGACTTTTCTTTGATCCTCAGAAAGCCATTGCCAAGCTGTTTTCCAGTAGCCCTCTGCCCTTTTGCACTGATACTCTTCTCGCCTTTTACGAGCTTCTCGTAGTCTTCTTTCCTCTCGTCTTTCTGCTCTTATAAGCTCTTTTTCGTCTTCTGATAGCTCTACAGTATCCTCATAAAAGCAGTAATCACACCACTCTCCGCCTTGTCTGTTTGCACGCATATAAAAGATATAATCGTCAGATATAGGCTTTCTATATATCTTCCTCCAGCCTTTTACGGTGCGTAGCTCTGTATCATCATAAGGCTGATGTTCTCGGTATATACTGATAGCTTTACCATCTGAGTAGCGGTCGCAGTATCTGAGAAGATTACGCACTTTAGTGCTGGTCTTTATGCTTATAGGGACTTTGCTTTTTTTAAGCTTTTTTAAGTCTCTGATATCTATGATTTTTCTGCCATCTTTATAAGTATCTATAGTTAAAATATTTAAAAAGAGATTATCTTTTTTAAGAGGAAATTGTTAAAAAGTAGTAGGAATGTATTGTCAACTAGTAAATTATGCTTGTATCAGATAAACACCTGTATGTATATCTAGAATTACAAATTAAAATTATGAAAGACATATAGTATAAAAAATATGTATGCAATTATAATTGTTTGCATGTTTTTTATTTACCGATTAAAATAAAGTTAAATAATTATTATCGGAGAATAGATAATGAAAAAATATATACGAAAATTGAAAGTTCCAATTATAATACAAATCATATTTACTTTATTGTACTCAGTTACTGTTGCAATTTTTCCTCTTATTAATAAATATTTATTTGATCATATTTTAGAAGAAGGAATAGGTCTTGTTTTTAAACTTATAGGCATTTATGTATTATTGATTCTTCTAAATTTACTCTTTCAATATATATCTAGGTTATATGAGTGGAAAGTTTCTAAGTTATTTTTTGTAAAGATTAAAGATGATTTGTTCAAGCATATTTCTTCTTTAGATATCCACGAGTTTAATAAAAGGAAAGTTGCTGATTACTTGGTGATTTTTACTGAGAATGTGGAAGCAATAGACGAGGATTACCTCAGTGCTTACATAGATCTCTATAAATCTATCCTTAATATTATAGTGTTTTTAACAACCTTGCTTGTTTTTGTAGATTATAGGATAAGTATAGTTGTCCTTTTATCTTCTGTCTTAATTGTATTTATCCCTAAAATATTTAAAAAGAGATTGTCATTTTTAAGAGGAGAGCAAATAGCAAGTATAAAGAGATATTTTGATAAGGTTCTTGACTTGTTATCTGGCAAATCACGAATCAATAAAGTAACTTTTAAGAACATTAATAATGAGCATAGGTCATATCTTACTGATAGTGAGGACAAAAGATATAAGTTTGGTAAGTTTAAAACTATTTCAGATTTAGCAGGAGCTTTTGGTATATTTCTAGTGGAATTTAATACCTTTGTTATAGTAGCCATACTTCTGGCTCAAGGAAAAATAACTGTTGGAGTTGGAATAGCAGCTTTTGGATACACTACTAGTTTCCTAGACCCTATCAATGATATACTAAGCTGCATAAATCTTATAAATTCGACCCAAGAATTAGTTGATGAAACTATGGATTTCATTAATGGAGACCTAATAGAAGAAAAAGACAAATGGGAAGATAAGAAAGTCGATAGACTAAGCTTAGAGAATTTATCTATAAGTTTTGATAATTTTTCCTTAGATAAGGTAAACTATGTATTTGAGAAAAATAAAAGATATGCTATTCTCGGCCACAGCGGTTCCGGTAAATCAAGCCTATTAAAACTCATTGATGGAAGTCTAGAAGCAGAAACTGGGCAAATTTATATAGATGGGAATCCTATAGATGATTTGGACGAATACATATTTTCACTCAAACAATATGAGTATCTATTTAGAACAGATTTCATAAACAACATTAGTATATTCAAAAGCATGGAAACTGACACGAAATTAGTAAATAATTTCTTGATGGCCCTAAATGAAAAGATGAGAAACAAAATCATAAATTATGAGGATATAAATAAGCTAAGTGGAGGAGAAAAGCAAATTATAGGCATAGTACGTATGCTAGTAGCAGATAGACCAATAATACTTTTAGATGAGCCCTTTGCTAGTATTGACCACAAAACAAGCAAGATAATAAAAGATTATCTATTAAACTTACAAGATAAGATAATAATTGAAATCACCCACGATCTATCAAAAGAAAATCTATCGAGATTTGATGAATTAATACATATGGATGAGGGGAGAATTAAGTAGAAAGTGAAAAATATAGAAACTTCCAAAGTCGCGATAAAAATCGTGGCTTTTTTGTTTCATGTGAAACATTTATCTATTAATTAAAAATAATATAATAGTAGTAAGGGGGAGCTATGATAGTAGAATTGACCACAGAACATATAGAAAAAATAAACAAGAATTTTATCGACCAAGGCTGGGATGAGAGAAATCTAGATAAATATTTACAAGAACAAAACAAGGGAGATCGTATAGCTTTAGTATATGAAAAAGATGACCAAGTGAAGGGATATATCACTCTAGTAAAAAATCCAAGTTCAGGTCCATTTAAGAACACAAAAATCCCAGAAATCAAGGACTTTAATGTCTTCGAAAAATATCAAAATAAAGGCATAGGTCAAGAACTTTTGGACGCTATAATCAAAAAAGCAAATGGTCCACAAGTGGGTATTGGAGTAGGACTTAATCCAGACTATGGCAAAGCACAGAGATTGTACATCAAAAACGGCTTTATCCCCAATGGCAAAGGAATTTACTACAAGGGTGAAATTGTAAAAGCTGGAGATACTTGCATTAATGATGACGATTTGAATATGTATTTTACAAAAGGAGTATGTTATGTTTAAAAATATTATTGTAAGAAAACCAAGTAAGTCTATGATAGAGGGTATTAGTACTGGTATGTTTAGTGAGGATAAGCCTATTTATGAGGATGCTATCAACCAACATGCTGAGTACGTTAAGACTATTGAAAGCTTAGGAGTTGAGGCTCTTGTTTTGGAAGCTTTGGAAGAATATCCTGATTCTTGCTTTGTTGAAGATCCTGCTGTTGTTTTGAAGGAATGTGCTATTATTACAAATTCTCCTAGAGAAAGCAGAAATGGTGAAAAATATGAAATAGAGCCAGCTATCAAGAAATATTATTCAGATGATCAAATATTCTACATCGAAGCTCCTGGCACTATGGAAGGTGGAGATGTTATGGTTGTTGATAAACATATTTACATCGGACAATCTGATAGAACCAATGCTGAAGGTGCCAAACAATTTAGCGAAATAGTTGAAAAGTATGGTTATACTACTTCTACAGTTCCTGTAACAGAAGGCCTACACTTGAAAGACTTTGCTATTTATCTAGAAAATAACAATATGCTTGTAAGTGAAAAGATGAACGAAGCAGAAGCTTTCAAAGACTTCAACCGTTTTGTAGTTCCAAAAGAAGAGTTGTATGCTATTAACAGCTTATATATCAACGGCACAGTCCTAGTACCAGATGGATTCCCAAAAACACTTGAGCATATCAAATCTCTAGGATATCCTGTTAAGCTTGTTAATACTGATGAATTTAAGAAAATTGATGGTAGCCTTACTTGCTTATCATTGAGATTCTAAAACAAAAAGTCTGATAGTAGTGTTTTCGCTCTATCAGTTTTTTATTGTTCACTTAAGTGAGTCGAACGAACGAATGTGAGTGAAACAATAAACCACCTGCTATGCAGGTGGAGGAATTTAGCTTTAGCTTCAAGCCAAAAAATTCTCGCTTGATATATAATTGTGATAACCACATGCACAATTAAAACAAGGAGAATTTAATGGACAAGAATAGTTTATCACACACCAAATGGAAATGTAAATATCATGTAGTGTTCGCACCAAAATACAGAAGGCAAGCAATATATGGAAAACTAAAAAAAAATATAGGTCAAATTCTTAGAGAATTATGTCAACGTAAAGGAATAAATATAATAGAAGCTGAGCTTTGTGTAGACCATGTTCATATGTTGATAGAAGTACCACCAAAATACAGTATATCAGAAATAATGGGGTATCTAAAAGGGAAAAGTTCATTAATAATATTTGATCGTCATGCCTATTTGAAATATAAATATGGAAACAGACATTTCTGGTGTAGAGGTTACTATGTTGATACAGTAGGACGAAATGAAAAGATGATAAAAGAATATATACAAAATCAATTAAAAGAAGATTATTATTCAGACCAAATCAGCTTAAAGGAATATTATGACTCGTCTACGGGTGAGTCAGTACCAAAGAGCAAATAAATAACTGCTTAAGCAGTAGTTGGTAAAGTGGTGCATGTTATGGAATATTCGACAGCCCCAAAAGGGGCGTGCCGGTATTCGCGCCTTATAGGCGCTGTGCAAACTACCAGCTAAGTTGGTAGTTTTGATTTTCATAGCTGATAGTAGAGATGCTTTTATGATAATAGGTGTTGACGAAGAAGATAAGTATAATATCAAAAATGTCAGGAAAGATAAGGGAAGAAGTAATACTCAAAATGTTGTTGATTCTCTAAAGCTTAAAAATTATAATAAGCTTGTAATAATTAATTTACTTTATCGGTGTTGATAATATAGTAAAATTGCTTAACATAAGGAGGTATTTTATGAAGTATGAAGACATTAGATTAAATGTTTCAAATGATTCTATTAGTGATTATAAAGTATTCAAAGGAATAAAATTATATTCTGAAATGTTTAAAGCAGAAGATGGAAAAAAACTCATTAATAAAAGAGTGTTTGTAACTCCCAAAAAAAATTATGTATATTATGAAAGGACAGATATAAATTGGAATTATTGGTCAGATAAAACAAAATATGACTCGAGTTTTGATTTAAGTGATAAAAATCATAATATAATATTTGAAGTAACATCTGAATTGGATAATTTTTCAAAATACTTAGATGAAGAAGTAATCAAAAAAATTATAATGAAAGAAAAAAGAGAAGAGATAGTAGAAGTACTAGATATTTGAGACTGTGTAAAATTCTGTGTATAGAAATCTCCTGATTATGGTTAAGAAAAACTAATCAGGAGAAATTTTTATGCCATAAGAAAGCGATCAGAAACAAAATCTCTAAGATGTTAATTGAAGAATATTAACAAGAAACAGCACAAGATTTACAAGATGCTCTAATATACCTTTTAGGTGAGACAATGGAGCATTTGTTGAAGAATATGAAAATGCATTAGTTTTAAATAAAATGTTAAAAGAATTTAGAATAATTGAGAATAAATATATTCCCACATACGAGGCTTCCCTAAAATATTAAATATTATCCATACTGACCACTCAAGCCACGTCGAGAGTGTAGTATTGATGTCAAAAATCCATAGTAGAGCGGCAAATTAGAATTATATAGAGAGTGAGAGAAATGAACATCAAAGAAGAATTATTGGCATTGCAGGATATTTCATATGCTGATTTTCAAGCGAAATTGACACCAAATATTCCAAGAGACCTATTGATAGGGGTTAGAGTTCCAGAGGCTAGAAAGCTCGCTAAAAGAATTATAGGAGATCCGGAAACATCAAAATTTCTAAGGGATTTACCCCATAAATATTATGATGAAAATATACTTCATGGACTCCTAATTTCTGAAATTAAAGACTATGATGCCTGTATTGTGGCAGTTGATGAATTTCTGCCTTATGTAGATAATTGGGCTGTTTGCGATATTATGTCTCCAAAGATTTTCAAAAAAAATAAAAAAGCACTTTTGGAAAAAATTAAAGAATGGTCGGCATCGGAAAAGACCTATACTTGCCGCTTTGGAATTGAGATCTTGATGTCTTACTTTCTTGATGATGATTTTAAGCCTGAATATTTGGAGATACCAGTCTCTGTTAATAGTGAAGAGTATTATGTTAAGATGATGATTGCGTGGTTTTTTGCAACGGCTTTGGCAAAGCAATGGGATGCGACCATAAAATATATTGAAGAACAGCACCTAGATACATGGACTCATAATAAGGCAATACAGAAGGCACGTGAAAGTAGGCGCATTACACCGAAACAAAAAGAATATTTAAAGTCACTTAAAGGATGAGGAAATTTAGTTATATTGAACTTTAACTTACACCTTATAGGACATATTTTTTGCATTTTCAACTATGCAAGTAGCGTTAAAATCCACTTATTTGTGTATGTTATCATCAGGTTCGTCTTAATAAATATTAAAATTGTTATGTGATCGAAAAGAAAACAGGGAATTGAAGTTATGCTAGTAAAGTAAGATGATAATGGGAATGTTAAAAGGCTAATTTCAAAATATATCCTATATGGAATTATTTCTAAATAGATTTCAATTATATGACCTTACACTTTATAATATATTTAGATTAAGTTCCAAAACGGAAATAATTCTAAATAGATAGAGGTGTAGGCATATGGAAATAAAGCGTGATTATTATTTAGATAAATTAATTCAAAAAAAGACAATGGGTTCATTAAGATTATTACAGGAATTAGAAGGAGCGGTAAATCTTATTTACTTAATAATCTTTTTTATAATTATTTGATTGAGAATGGAGTAGATGAAAACCATATTATAAAATTTGCCTTTGATTCAGGAAGAGATTTATTAAAAATTGGCGAAGATTTAATAGATTTAGATGTACTAAGCGGCGAAAGATTAGTAGATCCTAAAAAGTTTTTAGACTATATCATGAGCAAAACGAATGACAAGGAAAAATTTTATATCCTCTTAGATGAAGTTCAATTGCTTAAATCTTTTGAGCAAGTCTTAAATGGATTTTTGCGTCAAGATAATTTTGATGTTTATGTTACTGGGAGTAATTCTAAATTCTTATCTAAAGATGTCATTACTGAATTTGCAGGTAGGGGTGATGAAATTCATGTTATGCCGCTTGTATTTTCTGAATTTCTTCAAACTTATGATGGCGACAAAGAAGATGCTTTTGCGGAATATCAAGTTTACGGCGGTTTACCAGCTGGGGCTTTAATGAAAAGGGATGAAGATAAGATGAATTATCTAAAGGGGCAACTCGAAAATGTATATTTGCGCGATATTGTTCATAGGTATGACATACGTTTAACTTCTGAACTAGAAGACCTACTCAATATTTTGGCATCAGGCATTTCAAGTCTTACAAATCCAAGTAAAATAGCTTCAACTTTTAAGTCCATAAAAAAATCTAAAATTTCTGCAAATACAATTGATAAGTTTATAGGCTATTTTGAAGATTCTTTTATTTTAAAAAGAGTCTATCGATACGATGTTAAAGGGAGAAAATATATAGGCACGCCTTATAAAATATACTTTGAAGATGTAGGGTTGAGAAATGCAAGATTAAACTTTAGACAGATAGAACCAACCCACCTAATGGAAAATATCATTTATAACGAATTAAGATATCGTGGCTATATGGTTGATGTAGGAATGGTCATGAAAAGGGAAAATGTTAATAATAAAGATATAAAGAAACAGCTGGAAGTTGATTTCATAGCCAACCTTGGAAATAAAAAATATTATATTCAATCTGCATATAGCCTCCCTTCCATAGAAAAAATAAATCAAGAAAAAGCATCTTTATTGAATATTGATGATTCATTCAAAAAAATTATAATCGTAAAAGACAGAGTAAAACCATTTCTAGATGAACATGGAATACTAACTATTAATTTGTTTGACTTTTTATTGGATAGAGATAGTTTAGATTTATAGGGATTCATTCGATGAGTTGATAATTATTAATATGTTCCCACATACGAGGCTTTTGAAGAATTACCAAATTTATCCATACTGACCACTAGAGCTACGTCGAGACTATAGTATTGATGCCAAGGAAATAAGATAAGAGTTTGTAAGACTGTTGAAATCAATGGCTTTAGGATTTTAGAAGAAATCTTAAAAGCCATTTTTCTATTTAAAAACACCTTGTGGGAACAATTCGAGTGTAGATTATAACAGAGTATGTAGACACTATGGATATTTTATGTGGAGTGAGCATGGTGGATACTATTAGGCTGTTCATTATAGATTAATAATATATGAAACTTCAAGCTATATGAATGGTTATAGTAAATTAATAAAATAGATGACATCTATAAAATGTAAAAATAGCCTGATCAGAATAGTTGTTAGAGAAGACAATTATAATACAAAATAGATATAAGTTGCTGTTTTGTGTTATAAGAGACAAATAAGATATAACCTAACTACCAGATGTAGAGACGGTAGTATTGATGTCAAGGTGAGGGACTAAACTGTATAGAAAAGCCTTGAAATAAACGGGTTTTGATGGTATTGCCAAGAAAAAGTGCATCATCGTAATCTCATTTTTAGATCTTTTAAAAACAGTTTTGTCTTCCGGAAATGTAACTATGGAACTGCTTTTTGACGTATTGAGACTTCAGAAATGTAGTCGGAGGTGGCTTTGGAGATATTCAGACAATAAAACTGTTTGCAATTGTATATTTCTCGACAAACGGGTCAGGTAGATTACTGAATACACTGAACGTCCGGACAGACGACTTAGTAAAAGATTACGGTTTACGATGAGAAATAGGCTGTGGAATTCAAATCAGCCCTTGCGATAAAAGGAGATGGATGTAAAGAATATATTAAAATAGGGCACCTCGTCAGGAAATGGCGGGGTGATTTTTTGTAGGAATACTTTAAACATAAAAAGCATATGAAATTGCTACGGCATTGTCGAGTTGGAATTAACATATTTTTACTTGACAAGGCAATAATTTATGATATAAATAGTATGAAATGTATAACAAAGGATACTAACCCTCAAGGAGATAAAATATGAAAAAAAGCAAGCAATATCATAGTAACTTGGAATATGAGAATAAAACTGAGAAAAACGAACAGGGGCTTTATGCTTGGACTGCAAAAGTTGGCTCAAAAGGACAAATTGTAATTCCAAAAGAGGCAAGAAATTTGTTCCATATAGAAAGTGGTGACACAATTCTCCTGCTGGGTGACCAAAATCAGGGAATAGCATTGATAAGTGGTGATAAAATGGCTGAGATGCTACAGGCAATTAAAGGAAAGATATTATGAAACGAATGAAACGATTAAAAATTATTATGGTTATTTTGATTGTATTAGTTGTGATTCTAGTGGGTTTTGCATATCGAACGCTTCACTTTGATTATGGGAATGATCAGTTTATGAGGAAAAAGGGGAAGCAATTAGGATTTACAGAAAAAGTGTACAAGACGACTGATGGCAGTAAAATAGCATACTTAGAAGGGCCTGATAATGGGGAGCCGCTTTTACTAATTCACGGTCAGATGGTATCAAAAGAAGATTATGCGAAGGTTTTACCGAAACTATCGAATTATTTTCACATCTTTGCGATAGACTGCTACGGACATGGAAAATCGTCTAAACATCCTTATAAGTATCAGCTAATTCCTATTCGTGATGATTTGATCGACTTCATGCGTGATGTGATTGGT
This genomic window contains:
- a CDS encoding IS3 family transposase, which translates into the protein MEVLRSKYKLKDLLIYFNLPKSTYMYWQKRLELPSKDKEIESKILKIRKDNPNYGYRRITAILKRLGLTINKKKVQRLVQKLKIQVKNFSRKTRKYSSYKGTVGKVADNKIKRNFKVEKPYTQITTDTTEFKYLEKDKSGNYQIKKLYLNPYLDMYNSEILSYEISKKPTLEPILKALDRAIKITNKSKEERIFHSDQGWAYQVKQYTSKLESNGIIQSMSRKGNCLDNSPMENFFGILKQEIYYGRKFYSYEHLKQTIEDFIKYYNEERIKEKLGYLSPVEYREKNVA
- a CDS encoding ArsR/SmtB family transcription factor, giving the protein MITIKDEEILFDLADLFKVFGDSTRIRIMNVLFSGPTSVGEIAEVLDMSQSAISHQLKSLKDNNLVSSNRSGKSIYYELADDHVKTIFMTGLEHIKE
- a CDS encoding heavy metal translocating P-type ATPase, translated to MLESMTDAHKKELSKLIAIGIFTAILAVLRNNIGESIWIVGGFLLAYLLSAWNVLIKGFKGIIRGQAMDENFLLSIASIAGFLLGQYIEAIAVILFYNFGDLFENIASHKSRQNIEGLLDLVPDVANKVNPDGSTTEIDLDDVEVGDILLVRDGEKIGVDGVVIEGHGLLDTSSVTGESMPVEAEVGSEIISSSLLTEGIIKMEAKKEFDDSVAAKIMEIIEDSAESKSQSEKMVTRFARIYTPIVVAIALIVAIIPPLFFGGDWYDSIFLAATFLVISCPCALVLSVPLSFMSGLGLASENGILIKGSQYFEGLKNAKVLLSDKTGTLTTGNFKVKDIEYFTDHDREKILDYIYNIELMSTHPIAKGIVESLDRDEKHDLFEEVTNEKGLGVRATSKDGDLIKIGSARFIGYDGEENDRAIYVSIDDKLAAKVIIEDEIKDQSFETIEDLHNHFENIAVVSGDGKNAVEETAKELGLDNYFAEVMPDQKLEIMKGYQDKGLPTVFVGDGINDAPVLTNADVGISMGETASDLAIESSDILVVNGEFREMSKLMKISDLTNRTVRQNVIFIMAVKIGILIAGLLGYANMWLAIFGDVGVTIIAVLWAMRILKKKI
- the tnpA gene encoding IS200/IS605 family transposase, coding for MDKNSLSHTKWKCKYHVVFAPKYRRQAIYGKLKKNIGQILRELCQRKGINIIEAELCVDHVHMLIEVPPKYSISEIMGYLKGKSSLIIFDRHAYLKYKYGNRHFWCRGYYVDTVGRNEKMIKEYIQNQLKEDYYSDQISLKEYYDSSTGESVPKSK
- a CDS encoding cation transporter, which encodes MKVKYKVESDDLCPNCAAKIEEAVKKIDGVNDANLSFLTLKLKMELADGADEDAIFDEANRLADKLEPGTVLVR
- a CDS encoding GNAT family N-acetyltransferase translates to MIVELTTEHIEKINKNFIDQGWDERNLDKYLQEQNKGDRIALVYEKDDQVKGYITLVKNPSSGPFKNTKIPEIKDFNVFEKYQNKGIGQELLDAIIKKANGPQVGIGVGLNPDYGKAQRLYIKNGFIPNGKGIYYKGEIVKAGDTCINDDDLNMYFTKGVCYV
- a CDS encoding ATP-binding cassette domain-containing protein; translated protein: MKKYIRKLKVPIIIQIIFTLLYSVTVAIFPLINKYLFDHILEEGIGLVFKLIGIYVLLILLNLLFQYISRLYEWKVSKLFFVKIKDDLFKHISSLDIHEFNKRKVADYLVIFTENVEAIDEDYLSAYIDLYKSILNIIVFLTTLLVFVDYRISIVVLLSSVLIVFIPKIFKKRLSFLRGEQIASIKRYFDKVLDLLSGKSRINKVTFKNINNEHRSYLTDSEDKRYKFGKFKTISDLAGAFGIFLVEFNTFVIVAILLAQGKITVGVGIAAFGYTTSFLDPINDILSCINLINSTQELVDETMDFINGDLIEEKDKWEDKKVDRLSLENLSISFDNFSLDKVNYVFEKNKRYAILGHSGSGKSSLLKLIDGSLEAETGQIYIDGNPIDDLDEYIFSLKQYEYLFRTDFINNISIFKSMETDTKLVNNFLMALNEKMRNKIINYEDINKLSGGEKQIIGIVRMLVADRPIILLDEPFASIDHKTSKIIKDYLLNLQDKIIIEITHDLSKENLSRFDELIHMDEGRIK
- a CDS encoding dimethylarginine dimethylaminohydrolase family protein translates to MFKNIIVRKPSKSMIEGISTGMFSEDKPIYEDAINQHAEYVKTIESLGVEALVLEALEEYPDSCFVEDPAVVLKECAIITNSPRESRNGEKYEIEPAIKKYYSDDQIFYIEAPGTMEGGDVMVVDKHIYIGQSDRTNAEGAKQFSEIVEKYGYTTSTVPVTEGLHLKDFAIYLENNNMLVSEKMNEAEAFKDFNRFVVPKEELYAINSLYINGTVLVPDGFPKTLEHIKSLGYPVKLVNTDEFKKIDGSLTCLSLRF